The following are encoded together in the Robertmurraya sp. FSL R5-0851 genome:
- the thiD gene encoding bifunctional hydroxymethylpyrimidine kinase/phosphomethylpyrimidine kinase, whose protein sequence is MVKKALTIAGSDSGGGAGIQADLKTFQELDVYGMSVITAVTAQNTTGVQGVYKVPLEGIQEQLQSIAEDLRPDAIKTGMLFNSDTIDAVSRFIEFYEMKHVVVDPVMIAKGGASLLQNEAVKALKEKLLPLATIVTPNIPEAEVLTGIKIVTMDDRKQVAKLLHIMGAKTVMIKGGHDQGREEMIDLLYDGQQFHTFSSNRIPTKNTHGTGCTFSAAITAQLAKGSSVVQAVKVAKDFIQAAIEEDLHIGSGHGPTNHWAYKRNKVKIAIK, encoded by the coding sequence ATGGTAAAAAAGGCATTAACCATCGCAGGGTCAGATAGTGGTGGAGGGGCTGGTATACAGGCTGATTTGAAGACATTTCAAGAACTTGATGTATACGGAATGTCTGTGATAACAGCCGTAACTGCACAAAACACAACAGGCGTACAAGGTGTCTATAAGGTTCCTTTGGAAGGGATTCAAGAACAACTTCAATCGATTGCTGAAGATTTGCGTCCAGATGCGATCAAAACCGGAATGTTATTTAACAGTGATACCATTGATGCGGTTTCGAGATTTATAGAATTTTATGAAATGAAACATGTCGTCGTAGATCCCGTAATGATTGCAAAAGGGGGAGCATCACTTTTACAAAACGAAGCGGTTAAAGCTTTAAAAGAAAAATTACTTCCACTTGCGACCATCGTGACACCAAATATTCCAGAAGCAGAGGTGCTTACAGGAATAAAAATTGTGACAATGGATGACCGAAAACAAGTTGCTAAATTGCTCCATATCATGGGTGCAAAAACTGTCATGATCAAAGGCGGACATGATCAGGGTAGGGAAGAAATGATTGATCTTTTATATGACGGTCAACAATTTCACACCTTTAGTTCGAATCGGATTCCCACAAAAAATACTCATGGCACAGGCTGTACCTTTTCCGCTGCCATAACCGCACAACTCGCAAAAGGGAGCTCCGTTGTTCAAGCGGTGAAAGTGGCAAAAGACTTTATTCAGGCAGCCATCGAAGAAGATTTACACATCGGATCCGGCCACGGCCCAACCAATCATTGGGCATACAAACGAAACAAAGTTAAAATCGCAATCAAATAA
- the nikC gene encoding nickel transporter permease, with product MKNKKNLSMVIGISLASILAIVFLVGSFFGTQDPFYINMTNRLSASSSHHWLGTDHMGRDIFARIVYGAKLTIGLGLLIILLAMCIGIPIGLLSGYIGGRMDAFFMRVIDGILAFPDFILAIAIAGILGPSLTNIVIAIVLVKWIVYARVVRGLVLEEKQKEFVLASRLSYSSNFHTIQFHIIPQIFSEIVVMAAIDVGKIILLISSFSYIGIGAQAPLPEWGAMLNEGRTFFQVHPSLMVYPGIAILLTVLCCNLLGEGLKGYFKTGKRRNIL from the coding sequence ATGAAAAACAAGAAAAACCTGAGTATGGTGATAGGGATCTCTCTTGCCTCTATTTTAGCCATAGTTTTTTTGGTGGGAAGTTTCTTTGGAACCCAGGATCCGTTTTATATTAATATGACCAACCGTCTAAGCGCTTCATCATCCCATCATTGGCTTGGCACGGATCATATGGGAAGAGATATTTTTGCACGAATTGTATATGGTGCCAAATTAACGATTGGACTAGGACTCCTTATCATCTTGCTAGCAATGTGTATAGGTATTCCTATCGGATTGCTATCAGGATATATTGGTGGGAGGATGGATGCTTTTTTTATGAGAGTCATAGATGGAATCCTCGCTTTTCCAGATTTCATCTTAGCAATTGCGATAGCAGGAATTCTAGGACCAAGCTTAACCAATATTGTGATTGCGATTGTCCTCGTAAAATGGATTGTATACGCTCGTGTTGTTCGAGGCTTGGTTTTAGAAGAGAAACAAAAGGAGTTCGTTCTTGCTTCAAGGCTCTCTTATTCTAGTAACTTTCATACCATACAGTTTCATATCATCCCACAAATATTTTCTGAGATTGTCGTTATGGCTGCTATTGATGTAGGAAAAATTATTTTGCTGATTTCTTCTTTTTCCTACATTGGAATAGGTGCTCAAGCGCCGTTACCCGAATGGGGAGCCATGTTGAATGAAGGAAGAACATTCTTTCAAGTGCATCCATCTCTAATGGTCTATCCAGGCATTGCTATTTTGTTGACTGTTCTATGCTGCAATCTTCTTGGAGAAGGGTTAAAAGGTTATTTTAAGACGGGAAAAAGGAGGAACATACTGTGA
- a CDS encoding ATP-binding cassette domain-containing protein, protein MSLLKVEQLSKVYTNNIAALQGVSFQIERGEIVGIVGESGSGKSTLTKLILGLESYKQGCITFNEQQIPPKKRADVRAYRKNIQMVFQDTNSALNPKLPIGKSLLEPLNNFTDFTPSYLPPGKHTNREKAERLLEMVGLEKVMVDRYPDELSGGQKQRVCIARAISIEPALLVCDEATASLDVSVQVRILELLKTLQRNLQMSILFISHDIRTVTNLCDIILVMKNGCLVDHFQLSDLYAPERHSYTKALLQAAML, encoded by the coding sequence ATGAGTTTACTAAAAGTGGAACAACTATCAAAAGTATATACAAACAATATTGCTGCACTACAAGGGGTTTCTTTCCAAATAGAGAGGGGAGAAATCGTTGGTATTGTTGGGGAAAGCGGCAGTGGAAAAAGTACACTCACGAAACTCATTCTTGGTCTAGAAAGCTATAAACAAGGGTGTATCACATTTAACGAACAACAAATCCCTCCTAAAAAACGAGCAGATGTTCGAGCCTATCGGAAGAATATCCAAATGGTCTTTCAAGACACTAATAGTGCTTTAAATCCAAAACTACCAATTGGGAAAAGTTTACTTGAGCCACTTAACAACTTTACTGATTTTACACCTTCTTATTTGCCACCAGGTAAGCATACCAATCGTGAAAAGGCAGAGAGATTGCTTGAAATGGTTGGACTAGAGAAGGTTATGGTGGATCGCTATCCCGATGAACTGAGTGGCGGTCAAAAACAAAGAGTGTGTATAGCACGTGCTATAAGTATTGAACCTGCTCTTTTAGTTTGTGATGAAGCAACTGCGAGCCTAGATGTGTCCGTTCAAGTACGTATCTTAGAGCTATTAAAAACATTACAGAGAAACTTACAAATGTCCATCTTATTTATTTCTCATGATATACGAACAGTAACCAACTTATGTGATATAATTCTTGTCATGAAAAATGGGTGCTTGGTCGATCATTTTCAACTATCTGACCTTTATGCTCCTGAAAGACATTCGTATACAAAAGCGTTGTTACAAGCTGCTATGCTGTAA
- the thiE gene encoding thiamine phosphate synthase: MDFLKLYFIMGSQDCLNRTPEETLALAIEGGITCYQYREKGISTLGEIEKYELGKKLRELCGTHKIPFIVNDDLPLAIALDADGVHVGQDDENAKYVRETIGPKKILGVSTHTVEEGLQAVLNGADYLGIGPMYPTISKADTEKQQSLDIFTEFRHAGISLPLVAIGGMNSTNGETVMKSGANGLAIISDICRASHIQEHTKLLRRLVDEF; encoded by the coding sequence ATGGATTTTCTAAAACTGTATTTTATTATGGGCAGTCAAGACTGCTTGAATCGAACACCTGAAGAGACGTTAGCTCTAGCCATTGAAGGTGGAATTACTTGTTATCAATATCGAGAAAAAGGGATCAGCACTCTCGGAGAAATTGAGAAGTACGAACTTGGAAAAAAACTGCGAGAACTCTGCGGGACACATAAGATCCCATTTATCGTCAATGATGATCTACCACTGGCTATCGCTCTTGATGCTGATGGAGTACATGTTGGCCAGGATGATGAAAATGCAAAATATGTGAGGGAGACAATAGGTCCTAAGAAAATTCTTGGTGTATCCACACACACGGTTGAAGAGGGACTTCAGGCCGTTCTAAACGGAGCTGATTACTTAGGAATTGGGCCGATGTATCCTACCATTTCAAAAGCGGATACCGAAAAGCAACAAAGCTTAGATATCTTCACTGAATTTCGTCATGCAGGAATTTCTTTGCCTCTTGTTGCGATTGGTGGAATGAATTCTACCAACGGAGAAACCGTTATGAAATCAGGAGCTAATGGCCTCGCAATCATTTCCGATATTTGTCGAGCCAGTCATATCCAAGAGCATACCAAGCTTTTACGTAGATTAGTTGATGAATTTTAG
- a CDS encoding ABC transporter ATP-binding protein, which produces MKERLLSIQNLSIKTKDEQLLLKDINLELNQGEMVALIGESGSGKSITARTVQGLLDSTMVVTGHVFYEDMNLLSLDKRNHHRLLGSEIGSIFQDYRGSFTPFIKVGKQMVEAIRSHYSISKKEAKELSLHVLEEIQLDSNRIFQSYPFQLSGGQVQRVAIGLALALKPKLLICDEITTALDVMTAEAVLDAIEKVRKETRCAVLFITHDLVQAYKRSDHIFVMQKGRIVEEGTPEQIRCEHQHPYTKELCSCLLSLPGERYLHTHQGVRTV; this is translated from the coding sequence GTGAAGGAGAGGCTTTTATCTATACAAAACCTATCAATAAAGACGAAAGATGAACAGTTACTTCTAAAAGATATCAACTTAGAATTGAATCAAGGCGAAATGGTCGCACTGATTGGAGAAAGCGGTAGTGGTAAAAGTATAACCGCAAGGACCGTTCAAGGCTTATTGGATTCTACTATGGTAGTTACGGGTCATGTATTTTACGAAGATATGAACCTTCTTTCCTTGGATAAAAGAAACCACCATCGACTGCTAGGAAGCGAGATAGGGAGTATCTTTCAAGACTATCGTGGCAGCTTTACCCCGTTTATAAAAGTAGGAAAGCAAATGGTAGAAGCGATTCGTTCTCACTATTCCATTAGTAAAAAAGAGGCGAAAGAATTATCTCTTCATGTTCTCGAGGAAATACAATTAGATAGCAACCGAATCTTTCAAAGTTATCCCTTCCAATTAAGTGGCGGGCAAGTCCAGCGAGTTGCGATTGGATTAGCATTAGCTTTAAAGCCTAAGTTACTTATTTGTGACGAAATCACAACGGCTTTAGACGTTATGACAGCGGAAGCAGTACTAGATGCGATTGAAAAAGTTAGAAAAGAAACACGCTGTGCAGTTTTATTTATCACACATGATCTCGTACAAGCATACAAACGATCCGACCACATTTTTGTGATGCAAAAAGGGAGAATCGTTGAGGAAGGAACACCGGAACAAATACGTTGTGAACATCAGCATCCATATACAAAAGAATTATGCTCCTGTTTGTTGTCACTACCAGGAGAACGTTACCTTCACACCCATCAAGGAGTTCGAACCGTATGA
- a CDS encoding methyl-accepting chemotaxis protein: MKSIDKWVNKIKNTKWRLPIIRIPFQSQSIRKKIMLSFGLVLLVSSGLAIYSMINTQKANELAKSLILKESQQLNALQDLRFFMAERLRLVNEYMLEGSPQAKESFENNVHLSTQLEDRLLTNVAGNKDEAAVKKVISDGSKWNEMMMKEAFDVFDNGEKRQALLNVGSEKFKAEQTMAKLKALADEKNKSVEQLGEEIISNGNQVQLWTMIFTFIVICISVIVAIVLMNSIHGPIRRLSERIQVVAEGDFSHADMKVTSNDEIGELTTTFNRMVKELRALISQAYETTTQVSASAEDLTASSEETAQGSESITFSIQEVAAASQKQLDSVNETIHTMNTLASIQETLTFSSEKLEASANMVDGVSKNGNKVVENAIKQMSHIHDSVIEVAGVIGNLGRQSKEISQITKVITGIADQTNLLALNAAIEAARAGEHGKGFSVVADEVRKLAVQSKSSSNEIIDLILKIQTGTNQAVKAMEKNTLEVENGSIAVNEAGRSFIQITDSITDIRKTIQSIHQYVQKMTESSKCVTANIEVLTEIAKVNSNSSYAVAASAEAQLATMEEIASSVQTVNEMAINLKEVLRKFTI; the protein is encoded by the coding sequence TTGAAGTCTATTGATAAATGGGTTAATAAAATTAAGAATACAAAATGGCGGTTACCAATCATAAGAATACCATTTCAATCACAAAGTATTCGAAAAAAAATCATGCTTAGCTTCGGGCTCGTGTTACTAGTTTCTAGTGGACTAGCTATTTACTCCATGATCAATACCCAAAAGGCAAATGAATTAGCAAAATCACTTATTCTAAAAGAATCACAGCAATTAAACGCCTTACAAGATTTACGATTTTTCATGGCTGAGCGATTAAGACTCGTAAATGAGTACATGCTTGAAGGTTCTCCTCAGGCTAAGGAAAGCTTTGAAAACAATGTACACCTAAGTACCCAATTAGAAGATAGGTTATTGACTAACGTAGCTGGGAACAAAGATGAAGCTGCTGTAAAAAAGGTCATTTCCGACGGTTCCAAATGGAATGAGATGATGATGAAGGAAGCTTTCGACGTGTTTGATAACGGAGAGAAACGCCAAGCCTTACTCAATGTTGGATCTGAAAAGTTTAAAGCCGAACAAACGATGGCAAAATTAAAGGCTTTAGCAGATGAAAAAAATAAAAGTGTAGAACAGCTGGGAGAAGAAATCATTTCAAATGGAAATCAAGTTCAACTTTGGACAATGATCTTTACATTCATCGTTATTTGTATTTCCGTAATAGTTGCCATCGTATTGATGAATTCTATTCATGGCCCGATCCGTCGTTTATCAGAGAGAATTCAAGTAGTTGCAGAAGGTGATTTTAGTCACGCAGATATGAAGGTTACATCAAATGATGAAATTGGTGAGCTAACTACTACTTTCAACCGGATGGTAAAAGAACTGCGAGCCTTAATTTCCCAAGCATATGAGACAACCACCCAGGTTTCTGCCTCTGCGGAGGATTTAACAGCAAGCTCGGAGGAAACCGCACAAGGTTCAGAAAGTATTACTTTTTCCATTCAAGAGGTTGCTGCTGCCTCTCAAAAACAACTAGATAGTGTAAATGAAACCATACATACAATGAACACATTGGCTTCGATTCAAGAAACTCTCACTTTTTCATCAGAAAAACTGGAAGCTTCAGCTAATATGGTCGATGGAGTGTCTAAAAACGGAAACAAGGTCGTAGAGAATGCAATAAAGCAAATGTCACATATACATGACTCTGTAATCGAAGTGGCAGGAGTGATTGGTAACCTTGGAAGACAATCAAAGGAAATCAGTCAAATAACCAAAGTGATCACTGGTATTGCAGATCAAACGAACTTACTCGCTTTAAATGCTGCGATTGAAGCAGCACGAGCCGGGGAGCATGGGAAAGGTTTTTCTGTGGTTGCTGATGAGGTCCGGAAACTTGCCGTACAGTCAAAGAGCTCTTCTAACGAAATTATAGATCTTATTTTGAAAATCCAAACCGGTACAAATCAAGCCGTAAAAGCAATGGAAAAAAATACGCTTGAAGTAGAAAATGGGTCAATCGCTGTAAATGAAGCGGGAAGATCTTTTATACAAATCACTGACTCTATCACAGACATTCGTAAAACGATTCAGTCTATTCATCAATATGTCCAAAAAATGACGGAAAGTTCCAAATGTGTAACTGCCAATATCGAAGTGCTAACAGAAATTGCAAAGGTAAATTCGAACTCCTCTTATGCGGTTGCTGCATCTGCTGAGGCACAGTTGGCAACGATGGAGGAAATCGCTTCTTCTGTTCAGACAGTTAATGAAATGGCGATTAACTTAAAAGAAGTTTTAAGGAAATTTACGATTTAA
- the thiM gene encoding hydroxyethylthiazole kinase, translated as MSHEFLTLIDRVREQSPLVHNMTNVVVTNFVANGLLALGASPVMAYAKEEVADMVSIANSLVLNIGTLREPEVEAMIIAGQAANEKGVPVVLDPVGAGATPYRTNTVKRLLSEVNISLLRGNAAEVANVIGEEWQTRGVDSGTGEGNITDLARMAAQKLHMTVVVTGKDDVVSNGEESIIISNGHPLLTKVTGTGCLFSSVVGAFASVETNYLLAAAGASAFYGAVAERAILATGDQHVGTFQMEFLNQLMLTSSSDVVDLAKVSIAEVTSI; from the coding sequence ATGAGTCATGAATTTTTAACATTAATTGATAGAGTAAGAGAGCAATCACCGTTAGTTCATAATATGACGAATGTAGTAGTAACTAATTTTGTTGCTAATGGATTGTTAGCTCTTGGCGCTTCACCAGTGATGGCCTATGCCAAAGAAGAAGTAGCTGACATGGTAAGCATCGCGAATTCCCTTGTGCTCAATATCGGCACATTAAGGGAACCTGAAGTAGAAGCGATGATCATTGCTGGTCAAGCAGCGAATGAAAAAGGCGTTCCAGTCGTCCTTGACCCGGTTGGAGCTGGTGCAACACCATACCGCACAAATACTGTAAAACGACTTCTATCTGAAGTGAACATTAGCCTATTACGCGGAAATGCTGCAGAGGTAGCCAACGTAATAGGAGAAGAATGGCAAACACGCGGTGTGGATTCTGGTACAGGTGAAGGGAATATCACAGACCTTGCTCGAATGGCAGCTCAAAAATTACATATGACCGTTGTGGTTACCGGAAAAGACGATGTTGTTTCTAATGGTGAAGAATCGATTATTATTTCAAACGGGCATCCACTTCTAACAAAAGTAACTGGAACTGGTTGCTTATTTTCATCTGTCGTAGGAGCGTTTGCAAGTGTAGAAACCAATTATTTACTCGCAGCGGCAGGAGCATCAGCCTTTTATGGTGCAGTTGCTGAGCGTGCGATTTTAGCGACAGGTGACCAACATGTTGGCACTTTTCAGATGGAATTTCTTAATCAACTCATGCTCACTTCATCCTCTGATGTGGTAGACCTCGCCAAAGTCAGCATTGCAGAAGTAACATCCATATGA
- a CDS encoding MATE family efflux transporter produces the protein MNLASVKQKVHRYSHTCTHREYLVLAFPLILSGVSTPLLGVVDTAVVGRIQDPTALGGVAIAAVIFNTLYWLLGFLRVTTSGFTSQADGAKNEEGIMLALYRPMIIAILMGLLFILFQKPIIHLSLLLMGGNTATNALAETYFLIRIWGAPFILLSYVTIGWLVGLGKVKMSLFLQIGMNVLNIVLDIVFVLGLHMGVAGVAYATLIAEVSSVIVGMFLIFQTNKSRFFIPSLSALIKKDTLTQMFLVNRDHFLRTLCLVTMTGILTSKGASMGELTLAANAILLQIQYVMAYLFGGFANASSILVGRAFGGKNTSLYFRALSLSATWGIATAILLSFLTILFGDFIVSLFTTIHEVRETTHVFLFWMLLFPLVGFWGLQLEGIFSGATDAKSVRNSIFIALLVFLAAIIGLVPVFGNHGVWMAFILFSLSRSVFLSLYLKKLTNRLVG, from the coding sequence ATGAATTTAGCTTCCGTTAAACAAAAGGTTCACCGCTATTCACATACATGCACTCATCGCGAATACTTAGTATTGGCTTTTCCGTTAATTTTATCTGGAGTGTCTACCCCATTACTAGGGGTGGTAGATACTGCCGTCGTAGGAAGAATTCAAGATCCTACGGCATTAGGCGGGGTCGCGATTGCAGCCGTTATTTTTAACACGCTGTACTGGTTGCTCGGCTTTTTACGTGTGACAACCAGTGGCTTCACTTCACAAGCCGATGGAGCAAAAAACGAAGAAGGTATTATGCTAGCTCTTTATCGTCCAATGATCATTGCTATTCTGATGGGATTGCTATTCATCCTTTTTCAAAAGCCCATCATCCATCTTTCTCTCCTATTAATGGGCGGGAATACAGCAACAAACGCTCTTGCTGAAACCTACTTTCTTATTCGTATCTGGGGAGCACCATTTATTCTACTAAGCTATGTAACCATCGGTTGGTTAGTCGGCTTAGGTAAAGTGAAAATGTCTTTGTTCCTGCAAATTGGTATGAATGTATTAAACATTGTGCTAGATATTGTATTTGTTCTGGGCCTACATATGGGGGTTGCAGGCGTTGCCTATGCTACATTAATTGCTGAAGTGTCCTCCGTTATAGTTGGAATGTTCCTTATTTTTCAAACAAATAAAAGTCGTTTCTTTATTCCTTCTCTTAGTGCATTAATCAAGAAAGATACCTTAACTCAAATGTTTCTTGTTAATCGCGACCATTTTCTCCGAACATTATGTTTGGTTACAATGACTGGAATACTCACCTCAAAAGGAGCAAGTATGGGTGAGCTCACCTTAGCTGCAAATGCGATCCTTTTACAAATTCAGTACGTAATGGCATATCTATTTGGCGGATTCGCTAATGCCTCAAGCATTTTAGTGGGAAGAGCGTTTGGAGGAAAAAACACTTCTCTATATTTTCGAGCCTTGTCGCTTTCTGCAACTTGGGGAATTGCCACAGCTATTCTTTTATCCTTTTTGACTATCCTGTTTGGAGACTTTATCGTGTCATTATTCACGACTATTCATGAGGTAAGAGAAACCACTCATGTATTCTTATTTTGGATGTTATTATTTCCCCTTGTCGGATTTTGGGGATTACAACTAGAAGGTATTTTTTCCGGTGCAACGGACGCGAAATCAGTAAGAAATTCTATTTTTATTGCATTACTTGTATTTTTAGCAGCCATTATAGGTCTTGTACCTGTTTTTGGGAACCACGGAGTATGGATGGCGTTTATCTTATTTAGTCTATCTCGAAGCGTCTTTTTATCACTATATCTCAAAAAACTAACTAATCGATTAGTCGGATAA